A genomic region of Miscanthus floridulus cultivar M001 chromosome 3, ASM1932011v1, whole genome shotgun sequence contains the following coding sequences:
- the LOC136544954 gene encoding uncharacterized protein yields MAMQMPPPLLPSLTLFLCLSLALLLLPPRPASAVSSSPSFSLDFFPAAGAIAQLALSVGASANATSGAVSMPIPGARVQYRTPIAASALRPGFSTHFSFALPPPAPSSSSSLAFFLTPSASRSPPALSVVFSARHVRLDLAGRTVLQTETHHPVHTTPSLQLLHLHAWIDYHSSNSSSNPATDTLHVRLAATRTPTTTHHPTPTPTPPLLSYPFHLPPVLRRGPILAGFRTSSGNCTLFTWAFRAAPNRMHSMPLNPTDFLTTPPPERVASASARAPALDRRYSSPWGAALSLLLAAAAGAMLTFLVLFLWYSVAKRRPVAPVEYPMHPSHLVYEKIVLVRVKDDAAVADSAGNK; encoded by the coding sequence ATGGCAATGCAAATGCCGCCGCCGCTTCTCCCCTCCCTCAccctcttcctctgcctctcgctTGCGCTGCTGCTACTACCACCTCGCCCCGCCTCCGCCGTCTCTTCTTCCCCGTCCTTCTCCCTCGACTTCTTCCCCGCCGCCGGCGCCATCGCGCAGCTCGCCCTCTCCGTAGGCGCCAGCGCCAATGCCACCTCCGGCGCCGTCTCCATGCCCATCCCAGGCGCACGGGTCCAGTACAGGACCCCCATTGCCGCGTCCGCACTCCGGCCCGGATTCTCCACCCACTTCTCCTTCGCCCTCCCTCCTCCCgccccgtcctcctcctcctccctcgcctTCTTCCTCACGCCCTCCGCCTCCCGCTCGCCCCCAGCCCTCTCCGTCGTCTTCTCCGCGCGCCACGTCCGCCTCGACCTCGCCGGCCGCACCGTCCTCCAGACGGAGACACACCATCCCGTTCACACCACCCCAAGCCTccagctgctgcacctgcacgcCTGGATAGACTACCACAGCAGCAACTCTTCTTCCAATCCCGCCACGGACACGCTCCACGTCCGGCTCGCCGCCACGcgcacccccaccaccacccaccACCCGACCCCTACCCCGACCCCGCCGCTGCTCTCCTACCCGTTCCATCTGCCCCCCGTCCTCCGCAGGGGCCCCATCCTCGCCGGATTCCGGACCTCCTCCGGCAACTGCACACTCTTCACCTGGGCGTTCCGCGCGGCTCCCAACCGGATGCACTCCATGCCGCTCAACCCCACCGACTTCCTCACCACGCCGCCGCCAGAACGCGTTGCCAGCGCCAGCGCCCGCGCGCCCGCCCTCGACCGCCGCTACAGCAGCCCCTGGGGCGCTGCGCTGTCCCTGCTGCTCGCGGCTGCGGCTGGTGCAATGCTCACCTTCCTTGTGCTCTTCCTCTGGTACTCCGTGGCCAAGCGCCGGCCCGTCGCACCGGTGGAGTACCCCATGCACCCCTCACACCTCGTCTACGAGAAGATTGTGCTCGTGCGGGTCAAGGACGACGCCGCGGTTGCCGATTCCGCCGGGAACAAGTAG